In a genomic window of Saccharothrix sp. HUAS TT1:
- a CDS encoding Uma2 family endonuclease: protein MSTALKEEALPNPMIGPHTVEEWLDLPPAEDGSRIELIFGHFHVTPPPSGEHQLTAYWLGRWIDDTIRATGRSDLFFAPPVGVKISSALRTALIPDAVILDRKPTGASFPAEALLLAVEVWSPGNTRSEREAKMAAYASAGVPFVWTIEQTNRFSGLKPTAHRLGAGEYEVENTIDSGGPTTITASPIPVTVDLDELGF, encoded by the coding sequence GTGTCCACAGCCCTGAAGGAAGAAGCCCTGCCGAACCCGATGATCGGCCCGCACACCGTCGAGGAATGGCTCGACCTGCCCCCTGCGGAGGACGGGTCGCGCATCGAGCTGATCTTTGGACACTTCCACGTGACTCCCCCACCTTCCGGCGAACACCAACTCACCGCCTACTGGCTGGGCAGGTGGATCGACGACACGATCCGGGCCACCGGGCGATCCGACCTGTTCTTCGCCCCACCGGTGGGGGTGAAGATCTCATCGGCCCTGCGCACGGCCCTGATCCCCGACGCCGTGATCCTGGACCGGAAGCCGACGGGGGCGAGCTTTCCCGCGGAAGCGCTGCTGCTGGCGGTGGAGGTCTGGTCACCCGGCAACACGCGTTCGGAGCGGGAGGCGAAGATGGCCGCCTACGCCTCGGCGGGGGTGCCGTTCGTGTGGACGATCGAGCAGACGAACAGGTTCAGCGGCCTGAAGCCCACCGCCCACCGCCTCGGCGCGGGCGAGTACGAGGTCGAGAACACCATCGACTCCGGCGGACCGACGACCATCACGGCCTCCCCGATCCCCGTAACGGTCGATCTGGACGAACTCGGCTTCTGA
- a CDS encoding WXG100 family type VII secretion target, which yields MRGRDGRQIAAEVGPELDYLTGISRRLGVRDLVADYFTPVVGDWNDLHDEAERWRRAGLVAEHVTRDLTKPLGRLDSAWQGKDADAFVDHMRQVGLAGHDMSDAMHAMGEALDQTAEGIRDIVQDMSRVFAEAADAVSGAAALPVDGDRRVVEVLDELHDPAKELHESVRDVLEAFLRLCDGVSGSAGFADVRMEHEYPEKDWTFTAPAKPTAPEPAVTPPAEAEPTGTKPAATGGGGSGSGGSGGGAPGGGGGGVPGGGGGLPGGGSAPQMQPGGSTGVSEPHPAEPGPRPAAAAAGPSGAPAGAGGAGVVGGGMMGGMGAGGQQGGDKEHKSKVQLAGSTEQVFGKPKKSAPPVLGED from the coding sequence ATGCGCGGCAGGGACGGCAGGCAGATCGCCGCCGAGGTCGGGCCGGAGCTGGACTACCTGACCGGGATCAGCCGGCGGCTCGGCGTGCGCGACCTCGTGGCGGACTACTTCACGCCGGTGGTCGGCGACTGGAACGACCTGCACGACGAGGCGGAGCGCTGGCGCCGGGCCGGGCTCGTCGCCGAGCACGTGACGCGCGACCTGACCAAGCCGCTGGGCAGGCTGGACTCGGCGTGGCAGGGCAAGGACGCGGACGCGTTCGTCGACCACATGCGGCAGGTCGGGCTGGCCGGGCACGACATGTCCGACGCGATGCACGCCATGGGCGAGGCGCTGGACCAGACCGCCGAGGGCATCCGCGACATCGTGCAGGACATGTCCCGGGTGTTCGCCGAGGCGGCCGACGCGGTGTCCGGCGCGGCGGCGCTGCCGGTGGACGGCGACCGGCGCGTGGTGGAGGTGCTGGACGAGCTGCACGACCCGGCCAAGGAGCTGCACGAGTCGGTGCGGGACGTGCTGGAGGCGTTCCTGCGGCTGTGCGACGGCGTGTCCGGTTCGGCGGGCTTCGCCGACGTGCGGATGGAGCACGAGTACCCCGAGAAGGACTGGACCTTCACCGCGCCCGCGAAGCCGACCGCCCCCGAGCCCGCCGTGACGCCGCCGGCCGAGGCCGAGCCGACCGGGACCAAGCCCGCCGCGACCGGCGGTGGCGGTTCGGGCTCCGGCGGTTCCGGTGGCGGTGCGCCCGGTGGCGGTGGTGGTGGCGTCCCCGGTGGTGGTGGTGGGCTGCCCGGTGGAGGCTCTGCGCCGCAGATGCAGCCGGGTGGGTCGACCGGTGTGTCCGAGCCGCACCCCGCGGAGCCCGGTCCCCGTCCGGCGGCCGCGGCGGCCGGGCCGTCCGGCGCTCCGGCGGGCGCGGGCGGCGCCGGGGTGGTGGGCGGCGGGATGATGGGCGGCATGGGCGCCGGCGGTCAGCAGGGCGGCGACAAGGAGCACAAGTCGAAGGTCCAGCTGGCCGGCTCGACCGAGCAGGTCTTCGGCAAGCCCAAGAAGTCCGCCCCGCCGGTCCTGGGCGAGGACTGA
- the eccE gene encoding type VII secretion protein EccE, with translation MSVTTQHPGQPNPAAARAQAAGGAVRAALLRARRRTAGASLGALPVANLVVLEVGVAIGLVLLAVGATGDSVEPAPMYVAGGIVLIALVLAFTKSRGRWLTQWINLVVRYSFRSHGRTAKRSGPVEMKPPSEEESSVIGPDDPRVALLRLAVPDLVVARGVDHERRPLGMAWHQGAWTAVLLVDPAPGLITAVGSAPSLPLGALAPTLEDRGVVLDAISVIWHCYPGSAALPANSPALNSYMEVLGPLPAAARRTTWIAVRLDPKRCAAAIRERGGGVVGAHRALIGALSRVRNALESTGVSIRPLDPDELIRAGISAAELTSVAGSNNPVSLREKWSGVTAGGVGHASYAITGWPSKGVRNNLNALTGVRALSSTLSMTISPSSEQGQVGLRGMVRVSARTPSELDRADDRLKALSDKLDITLTPLNGLQVAGLAATLPLGGVA, from the coding sequence ATGTCCGTGACCACCCAACATCCGGGCCAGCCCAACCCCGCCGCGGCACGCGCGCAGGCGGCAGGCGGCGCCGTGCGCGCCGCGCTGCTCCGGGCGCGCCGCCGCACCGCAGGCGCGAGCCTGGGCGCGCTGCCGGTCGCCAACCTGGTTGTGCTGGAGGTCGGCGTCGCCATCGGCCTGGTCCTGCTCGCCGTCGGCGCGACCGGTGACAGCGTCGAGCCGGCGCCCATGTACGTCGCGGGCGGCATCGTGCTGATCGCGCTGGTCCTCGCGTTCACCAAGTCCCGCGGCCGGTGGCTGACCCAGTGGATCAACCTGGTGGTGCGCTACAGCTTCCGCTCGCACGGCCGCACGGCCAAGCGCAGCGGCCCGGTCGAGATGAAGCCGCCGTCGGAGGAGGAGTCCTCGGTCATCGGCCCGGACGACCCGCGGGTGGCGCTGCTGCGCCTCGCGGTGCCGGACCTGGTGGTGGCCAGGGGCGTCGACCACGAGCGCCGGCCGCTCGGCATGGCGTGGCACCAGGGCGCGTGGACCGCCGTGCTGCTGGTCGACCCGGCGCCGGGGCTGATCACCGCGGTGGGCAGCGCGCCGTCGCTGCCGCTGGGCGCGCTCGCGCCGACGCTGGAGGACCGCGGCGTGGTCCTGGACGCGATCTCGGTGATCTGGCACTGCTACCCGGGCAGCGCGGCGCTGCCCGCGAACTCCCCCGCGCTGAACTCGTACATGGAAGTGCTCGGCCCGCTGCCCGCCGCGGCGCGCCGGACCACGTGGATCGCCGTGCGGCTGGACCCGAAGCGGTGCGCGGCGGCGATCCGGGAGCGCGGCGGCGGCGTCGTGGGCGCGCACCGCGCGTTGATCGGCGCGCTCTCGCGGGTCCGCAACGCGCTGGAGTCGACGGGCGTGTCGATCCGCCCGCTCGACCCGGACGAGCTGATCCGGGCGGGCATCTCGGCGGCCGAGCTGACCTCGGTGGCCGGGTCGAACAACCCGGTGTCGCTGCGCGAGAAGTGGTCCGGCGTGACGGCGGGCGGCGTCGGCCACGCCAGCTACGCGATCACCGGCTGGCCGTCCAAGGGCGTGCGCAACAACCTCAACGCGCTGACCGGCGTGCGGGCGCTGTCCTCGACGCTGTCGATGACGATCTCACCGAGCAGCGAGCAGGGCCAGGTCGGCCTGCGCGGCATGGTGCGGGTGAGCGCGCGGACGCCGTCCGAGCTGGACCGCGCGGACGACCGGCTCAAGGCGCTGTCCGACAAGCTGGACATCACGCTGACCCCGTTGAACGGCCTCCAGGTCGCCGGCCTGGCCGCGACGCTGCCGCTCGGAGGTGTGGCGTGA
- the mycP gene encoding type VII secretion-associated serine protease mycosin → MRIRKFAALTAAAVTLVTAPGAHAQPTTPADRPNSQPPAVDRSFLRAPEPPQEDVNYQKAVECVTSGTDERPIPNKPWGQMQLRLEEAHRFATGKGVKLAVIDTGVNAEHPRLAGRVRPGGDYVETAEQGVKDCDGHGTEVAGVAAASRDDETGFVGAAPDVEVLAFRQTSQNYKFDDPAKKDSRPTAGKVGTLAKAIVSAVDQGANVINISLTACDAPREPSAQERELQAAINWAVNDKNVVIVTAAGNIDSKSGCQSQNDKQNPSNVNVVASPPWYSDDVLSVASMNMEGEVSSFSVWGPWISVAAPGENIVSLDPAGKGLTDANRDSNGRLTAIQGTSFAAPYVSGVVALVRQRFPDLTARQVMDRVKATAQHPGNPLGRDHKVGYGMINPVAALTAELPSERPGAKPVTPAPLMTDLGPLNPPSDTPMIVALSGTGAGVGLLLLTLFIVHTVNRNRARRPAPPKRSTI, encoded by the coding sequence ATGCGCATCCGCAAGTTCGCCGCCCTGACCGCGGCGGCGGTCACCCTGGTCACCGCGCCCGGCGCGCACGCCCAGCCGACGACCCCGGCCGACCGGCCGAACTCGCAGCCGCCGGCGGTGGACCGGTCGTTCCTGCGCGCGCCCGAGCCGCCGCAGGAGGACGTCAACTACCAGAAGGCCGTGGAGTGCGTCACGTCCGGCACGGACGAGCGCCCCATCCCGAACAAGCCGTGGGGCCAGATGCAGCTCCGGCTGGAGGAGGCGCACCGCTTCGCCACCGGCAAGGGCGTCAAGCTCGCCGTCATCGACACCGGCGTCAACGCCGAGCACCCGCGGCTGGCCGGCCGGGTCCGGCCGGGCGGTGACTACGTGGAGACCGCGGAGCAGGGCGTCAAGGACTGCGACGGCCACGGCACCGAGGTCGCGGGCGTGGCGGCGGCCAGCCGGGACGACGAGACCGGCTTCGTCGGCGCCGCGCCGGACGTGGAGGTGCTGGCGTTCCGGCAGACCAGCCAGAACTACAAGTTCGACGACCCGGCGAAGAAGGACAGCCGGCCGACCGCGGGCAAGGTCGGCACGCTGGCCAAGGCCATCGTGTCCGCCGTGGACCAGGGCGCGAACGTCATCAACATCTCGCTGACCGCGTGCGACGCGCCGCGCGAGCCCAGCGCTCAGGAGCGCGAGCTGCAGGCCGCGATCAACTGGGCGGTCAACGACAAGAACGTGGTCATCGTGACCGCCGCGGGCAACATCGACTCCAAGAGCGGCTGCCAGAGCCAGAACGACAAGCAGAACCCGAGCAACGTCAACGTGGTCGCGTCGCCGCCGTGGTACTCCGACGACGTGCTGTCGGTGGCGTCGATGAACATGGAGGGCGAGGTCTCGTCGTTCTCGGTGTGGGGCCCGTGGATCAGCGTGGCCGCGCCGGGCGAGAACATCGTCAGCCTCGACCCGGCGGGCAAGGGCCTGACCGACGCGAACCGGGACAGCAACGGCAGGCTCACCGCGATCCAGGGCACCAGCTTCGCCGCGCCGTACGTGTCGGGCGTGGTCGCGCTGGTGCGCCAGCGGTTCCCCGACCTGACCGCGCGGCAGGTCATGGACCGGGTCAAGGCGACCGCGCAGCACCCCGGCAACCCGCTGGGCCGCGACCACAAGGTCGGCTACGGGATGATCAACCCGGTGGCCGCGCTGACCGCCGAGCTGCCGTCCGAGCGACCGGGCGCGAAGCCGGTCACCCCGGCGCCGCTGATGACCGACCTGGGTCCGCTGAACCCGCCGAGCGACACGCCGATGATCGTGGCGCTGTCCGGCACGGGCGCGGGCGTCGGCCTGCTGCTGCTGACGCTGTTCATCGTGCACACGGTGAACCGCAACCGCGCCAGGCGACCGGCCCCGCCCAAGCGCTCGACGATCTGA
- the truA gene encoding tRNA pseudouridine(38-40) synthase TruA: MRLDLAYDGTAFSGWARQPDRRTVCGVLEDTMSTVLREDVQLTVAGRTDAGVHASGQVAHVDLRAGVDVAGLPKRLARALPADVRVFSARVVPGAFDARFAALRRHYEYRVTDAAFGAHPLRRLDTLAWPRPLDLDALNEASRALLGERDFCAFCKRREGATTIRELQRLEWVRAGDVLTAHVSADAFCHSMVRSLVGALLAVGEGRKPVGWPASLLSSSGRSSEVAVAPAHGLSLVRVDYPADGELAARAAVTRNVRVAPAG; the protein is encoded by the coding sequence GTGCGACTCGACCTGGCCTACGACGGCACGGCGTTCTCCGGCTGGGCGCGGCAGCCCGACCGCCGCACGGTGTGCGGGGTGCTGGAGGACACCATGTCCACGGTGCTGCGCGAGGACGTGCAGCTCACCGTGGCGGGCCGCACGGACGCGGGCGTGCACGCGTCCGGCCAGGTGGCGCACGTCGACCTGCGGGCCGGGGTGGACGTCGCGGGGCTGCCGAAGCGCCTGGCCAGGGCGTTGCCGGCGGACGTGCGGGTGTTCTCGGCGCGGGTCGTGCCGGGGGCGTTCGACGCGCGGTTCGCCGCGTTGCGGCGGCACTACGAGTACCGGGTCACCGACGCCGCGTTCGGCGCGCACCCGCTGCGGCGCCTGGACACCCTGGCCTGGCCCCGCCCGCTGGACCTGGACGCGTTGAACGAGGCGTCCCGGGCGCTGCTGGGCGAACGGGACTTCTGCGCGTTCTGCAAGCGGCGGGAGGGCGCGACCACGATCCGCGAGCTGCAGCGCCTGGAGTGGGTGCGCGCGGGTGACGTGCTGACCGCGCACGTGTCCGCGGACGCGTTCTGCCACTCGATGGTGCGCAGCCTGGTCGGCGCGCTGCTGGCCGTCGGGGAGGGGCGCAAGCCGGTGGGGTGGCCCGCGTCGCTGCTGTCGTCGAGCGGGCGGTCCAGCGAGGTCGCGGTGGCCCCGGCGCACGGGCTGTCGCTGGTGCGGGTCGACTACCCGGCGGACGGCGAACTGGCCGCGCGGGCGGCCGTCACCCGGAACGTGCGCGTCGCGCCCGCCGGGTAG
- a CDS encoding S8 family serine peptidase, translated as MADVRASWMRRAAGVGLATGTAFAVTAALTSFTSTAAEGRILGSDAPNAVKDSYIVVLKDMSTSSVGTLSGKYQANVKHTYTSALRGFSATMTEAQARKLAADPSVSYVQQDGEVKISGTQTPTPSWGLDRIDQAALPLDNSYTYPNEGEGVTAYIIDTGIRFSHSDFGGRAVSGRDTVDNDNDAADCNGHGTHVAGTVGGTKHGVAKKAKLVGVRVLNCAGSGTYAGVIAGIDWVTANAAKPAVANMSLGGGADATVDQAVRNSIAAGVTYGLAAGNDSGANACNTTPARTLEAITVGSTTNTDARSSFSNIGTCLDIFAPGSSITSAWHTNDTATNTISGTSMATPHVVGAAAVYLSANPAATPQQVRDALVNAATNGVVGNAGTGSPNKLLRLVGGTTPPTGCPAKTNATDVAVPDLGTASSPIPVTDCAGKAGTAATVEVHVKHTYRGDLAIDLITPSGAVKQLKVQSGSDGADNVDATYTLNLSAENANGTWQLRVRDSYSQDTGYIDTWTLDL; from the coding sequence ATGGCAGACGTGCGCGCGTCCTGGATGAGACGGGCAGCCGGTGTGGGACTGGCCACCGGCACGGCGTTCGCGGTCACGGCCGCGCTGACCAGCTTCACCTCGACCGCGGCGGAGGGTCGGATCCTCGGGTCGGACGCGCCGAACGCGGTCAAGGACAGCTACATCGTCGTGCTCAAGGACATGAGCACGAGCAGCGTCGGCACGCTGAGCGGCAAGTACCAGGCGAACGTCAAGCACACGTACACCAGCGCGCTGCGCGGCTTCTCGGCCACCATGACCGAGGCGCAGGCCCGCAAGCTGGCCGCCGACCCGTCGGTGTCCTACGTGCAGCAGGACGGCGAGGTGAAGATCTCCGGCACGCAGACGCCGACCCCGTCGTGGGGCCTGGACCGGATCGACCAGGCCGCGCTGCCGCTGGACAACTCCTACACCTACCCGAACGAGGGTGAGGGCGTCACCGCCTACATCATCGACACGGGCATCCGGTTCTCGCACAGCGACTTCGGCGGTCGCGCCGTGAGCGGTCGCGACACCGTCGACAACGACAACGACGCCGCCGACTGCAACGGCCACGGCACGCACGTCGCGGGCACCGTCGGCGGCACGAAGCACGGCGTGGCGAAGAAGGCCAAGCTGGTCGGCGTGCGGGTGCTGAACTGCGCGGGCTCCGGCACCTACGCGGGCGTCATCGCGGGCATCGACTGGGTCACCGCGAACGCGGCCAAGCCGGCCGTCGCGAACATGTCGCTCGGCGGCGGCGCGGACGCCACGGTCGACCAGGCCGTGCGCAACTCCATCGCGGCGGGCGTGACCTACGGCCTCGCGGCGGGCAACGACAGCGGCGCCAACGCGTGCAACACGACGCCGGCGCGCACGCTGGAGGCGATCACGGTCGGTTCCACGACCAACACCGACGCCCGGTCGTCGTTCTCCAACATCGGCACCTGCCTGGACATCTTCGCGCCGGGCTCCAGCATCACCTCGGCCTGGCACACCAACGACACCGCCACCAACACGATCAGCGGCACGTCCATGGCCACGCCGCACGTGGTCGGCGCGGCGGCGGTCTACCTGTCCGCCAACCCCGCCGCCACGCCGCAGCAGGTGCGCGACGCCCTGGTGAACGCCGCGACGAACGGCGTGGTCGGCAACGCGGGCACCGGTTCGCCGAACAAGCTGCTCAGGCTCGTCGGCGGCACCACCCCGCCCACCGGCTGCCCGGCCAAGACCAACGCGACCGACGTGGCCGTGCCGGACCTGGGCACCGCGTCCAGCCCGATCCCGGTGACCGACTGCGCCGGCAAGGCGGGCACGGCCGCCACCGTCGAGGTGCACGTCAAGCACACCTACCGGGGCGACCTGGCGATCGACCTGATCACGCCGAGCGGCGCGGTCAAGCAGCTCAAGGTGCAGTCGGGCTCGGACGGCGCGGACAACGTGGACGCGACCTACACGCTGAACCTGTCGGCGGAGAACGCCAACGGCACCTGGCAGCTGCGCGTGCGCGACTCGTACAGCCAGGACACCGGCTACATCGACACCTGGACCCTCGACCTGTAG
- the eccD gene encoding type VII secretion integral membrane protein EccD → MATGTTVFSRVTVVAPRTRIDVALPADVAVADLLPMLLDMAKEATPDGGVRHGGWALAKLGDNPLDPSRTLASLGVVDGELLQLRKRNENPPPPLYDDVVDAIAESDPDSFRPWTKDTARRYGHLAGALALITAAIAVLMAGPLAGGGNLGPAICAGVVAIASLAAGAVVARSYNATGTGVLIAAAGGLPMAYVAGLYIVPGPIGRASLLLASVLVLIFASAAIMLIGRGITVFIAAATAGALSGLAFLVGLFVDHPLEGIAAATAAVSLAMLSALPRLTIQLAKLPLPTVPGSAEDLKEDTGFPEYSVIERRTANAHEYLTGMIIGCGGIAALFAVIAAGDGTIWGPLLAIVVTLVLLLRGRAYANGAQAVALLASGMAAGAGVLLGWLVQSSAGDRLLFVFGTLVVVGAGALVLGVIFPNQKFSPVLRRTVDVLEAILIAAVLPLALAVMDLYVAMRQLIPA, encoded by the coding sequence GTGGCGACCGGTACGACGGTGTTCAGCCGGGTGACGGTGGTTGCGCCGCGAACGCGTATCGACGTCGCGCTGCCCGCCGACGTCGCGGTGGCCGACCTGCTGCCGATGCTGCTCGACATGGCCAAGGAGGCCACTCCGGACGGTGGCGTGCGCCACGGCGGTTGGGCGTTGGCCAAGCTGGGCGACAACCCGCTCGACCCGAGCCGCACGCTGGCCTCGCTGGGCGTGGTCGACGGCGAACTGCTCCAGCTCCGCAAGCGCAACGAGAACCCGCCGCCCCCGCTGTACGACGACGTGGTCGACGCGATCGCCGAGTCCGACCCGGACAGCTTCCGCCCGTGGACCAAGGACACGGCGCGGCGCTACGGCCACCTGGCGGGCGCGCTGGCGCTCATCACGGCCGCCATCGCGGTGCTGATGGCCGGTCCGCTGGCGGGCGGCGGCAACCTCGGCCCGGCGATCTGCGCGGGCGTGGTCGCCATCGCCTCGCTGGCCGCGGGCGCGGTCGTGGCGCGGTCCTACAACGCCACCGGCACGGGCGTGCTGATCGCCGCGGCGGGCGGCCTGCCGATGGCCTACGTCGCGGGCCTGTACATCGTGCCCGGCCCGATCGGCCGGGCCAGCCTGCTGCTGGCCAGCGTGCTGGTGCTGATCTTCGCCTCGGCCGCGATCATGCTGATCGGCCGCGGCATCACGGTGTTCATCGCCGCCGCCACGGCCGGCGCGCTGAGCGGCCTGGCGTTCCTGGTCGGCCTCTTCGTGGACCACCCCCTGGAGGGCATCGCGGCGGCCACCGCGGCCGTCTCGCTGGCGATGCTGTCCGCGCTGCCGCGGTTGACGATCCAGCTGGCCAAGCTGCCGCTGCCGACCGTGCCGGGCAGCGCCGAGGACCTGAAGGAGGACACCGGCTTCCCGGAGTACTCCGTCATCGAGCGGCGCACGGCCAACGCGCACGAGTACCTGACCGGCATGATCATCGGCTGTGGCGGCATCGCCGCGCTGTTCGCCGTGATCGCGGCGGGCGACGGCACCATCTGGGGCCCGCTGCTGGCGATCGTGGTGACGCTGGTGCTGCTGCTGCGCGGCCGGGCCTACGCCAACGGCGCGCAGGCGGTGGCGCTGCTGGCCAGCGGCATGGCCGCGGGCGCGGGCGTGCTGCTCGGCTGGCTGGTGCAGTCCTCGGCCGGCGACCGGCTGCTGTTCGTGTTCGGCACCCTCGTGGTGGTCGGCGCGGGCGCGCTGGTGCTCGGCGTGATCTTCCCCAACCAGAAGTTCTCCCCGGTGCTGCGCCGCACGGTCGACGTGCTGGAGGCCATCCTGATCGCCGCGGTGCTGCCGCTGGCGCTGGCGGTGATGGACCTGTACGTCGCCATGCGCCAGCTCATCCCCGCGTGA
- the eccB gene encoding type VII secretion protein EccB encodes MASTPTTKSQVQAYRFVLRRMQSALVRRDAVMLHDPMRTHSRATAVGVLLGIIGMIGFLIFGFFSPDPQVDDQTQIAISKETGQVYVVQASGKTKTLIPMTNLASARLLLLQRSNPDTGKAEVAGGDAAAGQVNAGPQVAGGEPKLVTEKALAKLAKGRLTGIPDGPDMLPKPEDRIGADWSVCDTLTLDESLNDPSAQGKFTTTVLAGYSGGGELLDGNRALLVRAGTDDKQAYLIYKAPVNSKVTSTSTVRAKVDLTNAEVRTALNLSQKKPRAVSSGLLNAIPEAKPLVAPEIEGRGQGVTYVQGENLRIGDVIEVSRTGADSKFYVALKDGLQEVSKAAGDLIRATYAQGAKPRLVDIARINNAPTVSDLDFADYPTEVPETLEPNQNNRVICLGWQAQNVNSANKSQHTKVTIAPSLPIPSDVPPVEINQVGATGEVVSQFVMAPGKAAVVRSATSTQDFASGPIHLITGRGVKYGIPDVLTSGALGLGADGFSPGPESILRLLPNGPQLNRNDAARSWDSIPVPKSNSLLPEERAKQGS; translated from the coding sequence ATGGCATCAACACCCACCACCAAGTCACAGGTCCAGGCTTACCGCTTCGTGCTGCGCAGGATGCAGTCCGCCCTGGTGCGCAGGGACGCGGTGATGCTGCACGACCCGATGCGCACGCACTCGCGCGCCACCGCGGTGGGCGTCCTGCTCGGCATCATCGGCATGATCGGGTTCTTGATCTTCGGCTTCTTCTCGCCGGACCCGCAGGTCGACGACCAGACCCAGATCGCCATCTCCAAGGAGACCGGCCAGGTCTACGTCGTGCAGGCGTCGGGCAAGACCAAGACGCTGATCCCGATGACGAACCTGGCGTCCGCGCGGTTGCTGCTGCTGCAGCGGTCCAACCCGGACACGGGCAAGGCCGAGGTCGCGGGCGGTGACGCGGCGGCGGGCCAGGTGAACGCGGGTCCGCAGGTCGCGGGCGGCGAGCCGAAGCTGGTCACCGAGAAGGCGTTGGCGAAGCTGGCCAAGGGCCGGCTGACCGGCATCCCGGACGGCCCGGACATGCTGCCCAAGCCCGAGGACCGGATCGGCGCGGACTGGTCGGTGTGCGACACGCTGACGCTGGACGAGTCGCTGAACGACCCGTCGGCCCAGGGCAAGTTCACCACCACGGTGCTGGCCGGCTACAGCGGCGGCGGCGAGCTGCTGGACGGCAACCGCGCCCTGCTGGTGCGCGCGGGCACCGACGACAAGCAGGCGTACCTGATCTACAAGGCGCCGGTGAACTCCAAGGTCACCTCGACGTCGACGGTGCGGGCGAAGGTCGACCTGACCAACGCCGAGGTGCGCACCGCGCTCAACCTGAGCCAGAAGAAGCCGCGCGCGGTCAGCTCCGGCCTGCTCAACGCCATCCCCGAGGCCAAGCCGCTGGTGGCGCCGGAGATCGAGGGCCGCGGCCAGGGCGTGACCTACGTGCAGGGCGAGAACCTGCGGATCGGCGACGTGATCGAGGTCTCGCGCACCGGCGCGGACTCCAAGTTCTACGTCGCGCTCAAGGACGGCCTGCAGGAGGTCAGCAAGGCCGCGGGCGACCTCATCCGGGCCACCTACGCGCAGGGCGCCAAGCCGAGGCTGGTCGACATCGCGCGGATCAACAACGCGCCGACGGTCAGCGACCTCGACTTCGCCGACTACCCGACCGAGGTGCCGGAGACGCTGGAGCCCAACCAGAACAACCGGGTGATCTGCCTGGGCTGGCAGGCGCAGAACGTCAACTCGGCCAACAAGTCGCAGCACACCAAGGTCACCATCGCGCCGTCGCTGCCGATCCCGTCCGACGTGCCGCCGGTGGAGATCAACCAGGTCGGCGCGACCGGCGAGGTCGTCAGCCAGTTCGTGATGGCGCCGGGCAAGGCGGCCGTGGTGCGCAGCGCGACGTCCACCCAGGACTTCGCCAGCGGCCCGATCCACCTGATCACCGGTCGCGGCGTGAAGTACGGCATCCCCGACGTGCTGACCAGCGGTGCGCTGGGGCTGGGCGCGGACGGGTTCTCGCCCGGACCGGAGTCGATCCTGCGGCTGCTGCCCAACGGGCCGCAGCTCAACCGCAACGACGCCGCCCGCAGCTGGGACTCCATCCCGGTGCCCAAGAGCAACAGCCTGCTGCCCGAGGAGCGGGCGAAGCAGGGGAGCTGA
- the rplQ gene encoding 50S ribosomal protein L17 translates to MPTPTKGPRLGGSPAHERLMLANLATSLFTHGRITTTEAKAKRLRPYAEKLISKAKVGDLHNRREILKVIRDKDIVHKLFAEIGPQFADRPGGYTRITKTLPRKGDNAPMAVIELVAEQTVTSEAERARKTKFAKDEAPAKNETAADSTEGTADTADVQDQDAEAPESATKDAAEEPAEGADDAAKTENKKDES, encoded by the coding sequence ATGCCCACCCCCACCAAGGGACCCCGTCTCGGGGGCTCGCCGGCCCACGAGCGGCTGATGCTGGCCAACCTGGCCACGTCCCTGTTCACCCACGGTCGGATCACGACCACTGAGGCCAAGGCGAAGCGGCTGCGCCCGTACGCCGAGAAGCTGATCAGCAAGGCGAAGGTCGGCGACCTGCACAACCGTCGCGAGATCCTGAAGGTCATCCGCGACAAGGACATCGTGCACAAGCTGTTCGCCGAGATCGGCCCGCAGTTCGCCGACCGCCCCGGTGGCTACACCCGCATCACCAAGACGCTGCCGCGCAAGGGCGACAACGCCCCCATGGCCGTGATCGAGCTGGTCGCGGAGCAGACCGTCACCTCCGAGGCGGAGCGCGCCCGCAAGACCAAGTTCGCCAAGGACGAGGCTCCCGCCAAGAACGAGACGGCGGCCGACTCGACCGAGGGGACCGCGGACACCGCGGACGTGCAGGACCAGGACGCCGAGGCGCCCGAGTCCGCCACGAAGGACGCCGCCGAGGAGCCCGCCGAGGGCGCCGACGACGCGGCGAAGACCGAGAACAAGAAGGACGAGTCCTGA